Within Armatimonadota bacterium, the genomic segment TGGAAGAACAGCAGGTGCGGCGGGATGCCAAACGTCCGATGCACCACCGTCAGCACGCGCATGGCAGTCTCAAAGGAACGGCCCGATTTGCCCCTGTCAGGAGGCTCCGCATCGAAGTTGGCGACGGTTTCCAGCCCGTAGGCGTACTTGTTGAACCACAACTTGTCGCCGCCTGCGGTCTGCTTGGCCTCGGCCTCCACGTTCCGGCGCGAGACCAGCGCATGTGCCCAGTTGCTGTAGGACAGGTTGCGCCCGGTGATGACCGTTCCGTCGGGGCAGGCGTAGCCGTTGGCGGCGATGGTTGAGAAGCCGCGCACCTGCATGTGGAACCGTTCAATGGCGCGGATGGTCTCTCGCCCTCGGTATTGTGCGGCGGTGGGCGACCATGTGTTATGCAGGACGGTGGCCTTCGGTTTGCGGAAGCCCTTGCGCTTGAGCCACACAACGAACTCTGGGCTGTCGGGGTCGAATTGCAGCAGGTCACTTTGGGGCATCGTCTGCTCCTTTCCGCGCCGGGGCCTGGGCCACGCGGCGCACGTCGGCTACGGTTTTTATGCGTCACTTTTCTCCGCCCGCAGGCGGTCAGTCCTGCCCCGCGTCGGGGGCGTCTGCGGTCTCTGTGAAGTATTCGCAAGCTACGTCGGTGCTCCAGGCAGGCCTCTGACGGATTCCGCCTGAAGTCAACGCATACCCGCCGGGCTTGTTGCACTCACCGAAGCGGACACA encodes:
- a CDS encoding peptidoglycan recognition family protein → MPQSDLLQFDPDSPEFVVWLKRKGFRKPKATVLHNTWSPTAAQYRGRETIRAIERFHMQVRGFSTIAANGYACPDGTVITGRNLSYSNWAHALVSRRNVEAEAKQTAGGDKLWFNKYAYGLETVANFDAEPPDRGKSGRSFETAMRVLTVVHRTFGIPPHLLFFHRDVADKTCPGLLLNRALVRIDLAARLGMVPNVPHVQVSDTEVDCAAGWWAERVTVEGAPVLAAMGETAPNVAVHATGRAFLRELVDNCPGWRIEWNGATQTANVVTP